The following are encoded in a window of Methylicorpusculum oleiharenae genomic DNA:
- a CDS encoding YcbK family protein yields MTKHILENHGHDEDSVVASRRRFLKNMAYGTLLTIGTPVIANASVRRFPVYKTLAFQNMHTGDKLKLTYFEQGRYISEALREINYLLRDYRSGDVHPIDPALLDQLYDLRMMLGVNKPFNILSAYRSPSTNAILRKHTHGVAKHSLHMQGKAVDIRLPGVDTRRIRNAALAMRQGGVGYYGHSDFVHIDTGDFRTW; encoded by the coding sequence ATGACAAAGCATATTTTAGAAAACCATGGTCACGACGAGGATAGTGTGGTTGCGTCAAGGCGGCGGTTCTTGAAAAACATGGCTTATGGCACACTGCTGACGATAGGAACACCTGTCATTGCCAACGCATCGGTAAGACGTTTTCCGGTTTATAAAACGTTGGCTTTTCAAAACATGCACACCGGCGACAAGTTAAAATTGACTTATTTCGAGCAAGGCCGTTATATCAGCGAGGCATTGCGGGAGATCAATTATTTGCTTCGCGACTATCGTTCAGGCGATGTGCATCCTATTGATCCTGCTTTACTTGACCAATTGTATGATCTTCGGATGATGTTAGGGGTCAATAAACCTTTCAATATCTTGTCGGCTTACCGGTCTCCATCTACGAATGCCATCTTGAGAAAACATACTCACGGTGTTGCAAAGCACAGCTTGCACATGCAGGGAAAAGCTGTAGACATTCGGTTGCCGGGTGTGGATACAAGAAGAATTCGGAATGCCGCTTTGGCTATGCGCCAAGGCGGGGTAGGCTACTATGGCCATTCTGATTTCGTGCATATTGATACCGGAGATTTTAGAACCTGGTGA
- a CDS encoding TonB-dependent receptor family protein: protein MSLNKPDSNTSLLHTGNNLGSPCEPVFARKKQALITVAVLTALNIPAAMAERFDDAPPALQLPSLEIIGEAPTQLEHIPGSAFVIDKTTLDRQGPLSNKDALRTVPGIHIVDEDVLGRRINIGIRGLDPRRSTRTQLLEDGAPIQLAPYGDPSNHYLPSSKRVDHIEVLKGSGQIMYGPQTVGGAINFVSAPIPEEFAGSISAAGGNNGYYDTHLRMGGTIDNVGLSLDYIRQEADGNRSGQHQEVDDLALKSLIKFNDRHRLMLKGTLTHEDADMGEAGITRAMYRNNPRTNFLRNDTFEVRRYSGQALYEFDVSDSMQFSTNIYGNHMFRESIRQANDSSSMNNCTVRGEAISADVAPSCGNEQRPRTYNVFGIEPKLVFTHNLFGVQSETTTGIRGHFEWADRDRYVGNDGPRDTSQGTGPNNHGRNRHQDNSLDTQAMSFFAQNRFFLGDFTVTPGIRVEHYEQENTNHINKASESYSRTEALPGIGATYNGIDNVTLFAGIHRGFAPARIDDVLDPESGVLRQVNPEMSLNYEAGVRTSPIPGISAELTYFRIDFEDQIVNQIEVDEDLWINAGESVHQGMETAFRLDSDKLFGTEYNYYLTTSYTYTDAYFDSNVASAAIVKDSRLPYTPEHLVNANIGVETPWGLDLRFGIQGVSEQFSDIENTVDEDEDGQKGIIPGYTTYNVSANYQVIKDVNIFMNGYNLSNKKYIASRIDGIHPGQGFQMMGGVRWSF from the coding sequence ATGTCCTTAAACAAACCCGATAGCAATACGAGTTTATTACACACCGGAAATAACCTTGGCTCGCCTTGTGAACCTGTCTTTGCCCGTAAAAAACAGGCCTTGATTACTGTTGCGGTATTGACTGCCCTGAATATACCGGCAGCCATGGCAGAAAGGTTCGACGATGCGCCACCGGCCCTGCAATTGCCCAGCCTGGAAATTATCGGTGAAGCGCCTACGCAGCTGGAGCACATACCGGGGTCTGCCTTCGTTATCGACAAAACCACACTGGATCGTCAAGGTCCCTTATCCAATAAAGATGCCTTACGCACCGTGCCGGGTATTCATATAGTCGACGAAGACGTGCTGGGACGCCGGATCAATATCGGTATTCGCGGCCTGGATCCTAGACGCTCAACCCGGACCCAGTTATTGGAAGACGGCGCACCCATTCAGTTGGCGCCTTACGGTGACCCCAGTAACCATTACCTGCCGTCCAGTAAACGAGTCGATCATATCGAAGTTTTAAAAGGCTCTGGTCAAATCATGTATGGACCACAAACCGTAGGAGGTGCGATTAACTTTGTCAGTGCGCCTATTCCTGAAGAATTTGCCGGTTCAATTTCGGCTGCAGGCGGTAATAACGGTTATTACGACACCCATCTGAGAATGGGCGGTACCATCGATAATGTCGGCCTTTCCCTGGATTATATTAGGCAGGAGGCTGATGGCAATCGAAGCGGCCAGCACCAGGAAGTTGACGATTTAGCGTTGAAAAGTTTGATCAAATTCAATGACCGGCACCGTCTCATGCTGAAAGGCACATTGACTCATGAAGACGCGGACATGGGTGAAGCAGGCATCACCCGTGCAATGTACCGCAACAACCCGCGCACCAATTTTTTGCGGAACGATACCTTCGAAGTTCGCCGCTATTCGGGTCAAGCCTTATATGAATTCGACGTGTCCGATTCGATGCAATTCAGCACCAACATCTACGGCAACCATATGTTCCGCGAATCGATACGCCAGGCGAATGACTCCTCATCGATGAACAACTGTACTGTTCGAGGTGAAGCGATTTCCGCAGACGTGGCGCCAAGCTGCGGCAATGAACAACGCCCCAGAACCTACAATGTTTTCGGAATAGAGCCCAAACTGGTATTTACGCACAATTTATTCGGTGTGCAAAGTGAAACCACGACGGGAATTCGTGGTCACTTCGAATGGGCCGACCGGGACCGCTATGTAGGCAATGACGGACCCAGAGACACATCACAAGGCACAGGACCCAATAATCATGGTCGAAATCGTCACCAAGATAATTCATTGGATACGCAAGCCATGTCTTTCTTTGCTCAGAACCGCTTTTTCCTGGGCGATTTTACCGTCACGCCCGGCATTCGTGTAGAACACTACGAACAGGAAAATACCAACCACATCAACAAAGCCTCTGAATCCTATTCACGCACTGAAGCCTTACCCGGTATCGGCGCGACCTACAACGGCATAGACAATGTCACTTTATTTGCCGGCATACATAGAGGCTTTGCCCCTGCGCGAATTGACGACGTCTTGGATCCGGAGAGCGGTGTTTTAAGACAAGTGAATCCGGAAATGAGTTTAAATTACGAAGCCGGTGTGCGCACCTCACCAATTCCAGGCATCAGTGCCGAATTGACCTATTTCCGCATTGATTTCGAAGACCAAATCGTCAACCAAATTGAAGTGGACGAGGATTTATGGATCAATGCTGGAGAAAGTGTTCACCAAGGCATGGAAACAGCTTTCCGTCTTGATTCGGACAAACTGTTCGGTACTGAATACAACTATTACCTTACAACTTCATATACCTATACCGATGCGTATTTCGACAGTAATGTGGCGAGTGCAGCGATTGTAAAAGACAGTCGCTTACCCTATACACCTGAACATTTAGTCAATGCCAATATTGGTGTTGAAACACCCTGGGGCCTGGATCTGCGTTTTGGCATACAAGGCGTGAGTGAACAATTCAGCGATATTGAAAACACCGTTGACGAGGATGAAGATGGGCAAAAAGGCATCATTCCCGGTTATACGACTTACAATGTCTCGGCCAATTACCAAGTCATCAAAGATGTGAATATCTTCATGAACGGCTACAACTTGAGCAACAAAAAATACATTGCCAGCCGAATCGACGGTATTCACCCAGGTCAAGGCTTTCAAATGATGGGCGGCGTGAGATGGAGTTTCTAA
- a CDS encoding efflux RND transporter periplasmic adaptor subunit — translation MLKRSLIILLITLFIFGGLFGLKFHQISQSAEAFKPPPPPIVAVTEVIQEDWPSTITAVGSFVAVAGIDVSSEVTGIVKAIHFESGQTVKKGQLLLELDASTDRAELDGLQAELRFAEVRFDRSAQLIDKKFVAKSIYDQNKALLEEAIAAVQTKKTLIDKKMIRAPFDGEIGIRQVNLGQYLAPGSAIVSLQKLDPIYIDFTVPERDLSGIKINQQITASIQAYPEQVFTGKISAVSPALDQDSRSVKIRAVLGNKMRYLRPGMFAQVNILSQQPLKVLTIPDTAITYNPYGSTAFVVVSGEQGFTVQNRQVETGITKAGRVQIVKGLNQGEKVVSAGQVKLRNDMPVTLDNKPAPGEREGQP, via the coding sequence ATGCTTAAACGATCTTTAATTATCCTGCTGATTACGCTATTCATTTTTGGTGGCTTATTCGGATTGAAATTCCATCAAATAAGTCAATCGGCTGAGGCATTTAAGCCGCCGCCACCGCCGATTGTGGCGGTTACTGAAGTTATACAGGAGGATTGGCCGTCGACCATAACGGCCGTCGGGTCATTTGTCGCAGTGGCTGGTATTGATGTCAGCAGCGAGGTGACCGGAATTGTCAAAGCCATTCATTTCGAATCCGGGCAAACAGTAAAAAAAGGGCAACTGCTTCTTGAACTCGACGCGTCTACAGATCGGGCTGAACTCGATGGGTTGCAGGCTGAATTGAGGTTTGCTGAAGTGAGGTTCGATAGAAGCGCTCAATTAATCGATAAAAAATTTGTTGCAAAGTCTATCTATGATCAGAACAAAGCGTTGCTGGAAGAGGCGATTGCAGCCGTACAGACCAAGAAAACGCTGATCGACAAAAAAATGATTCGAGCGCCATTTGACGGTGAAATTGGGATTCGTCAGGTGAATTTAGGCCAGTATCTTGCGCCCGGTTCTGCCATTGTATCGCTGCAAAAACTGGATCCTATTTACATTGATTTTACGGTCCCTGAGCGAGATTTGAGCGGCATAAAAATAAATCAACAGATTACAGCGAGTATTCAGGCCTATCCTGAGCAGGTTTTTACAGGAAAAATCAGTGCCGTCAGTCCTGCCCTGGATCAGGATTCCCGCTCAGTTAAAATTCGCGCGGTACTGGGTAATAAAATGCGATATTTGCGCCCGGGAATGTTCGCTCAGGTCAATATATTATCGCAACAGCCGCTGAAAGTGCTGACGATACCGGATACGGCCATCACCTACAATCCCTATGGCAGTACCGCCTTTGTTGTCGTGTCCGGGGAGCAAGGATTTACAGTTCAGAATAGACAGGTCGAAACCGGAATAACCAAAGCCGGCCGAGTTCAGATTGTTAAAGGCTTAAATCAGGGAGAAAAAGTCGTCAGTGCCGGACAAGTTAAATTGCGTAATGACATGCCTGTGACGCTTGATAACAAACCCGCTCCTGGAGAAAGAGAGGGGCAGCCGTGA
- a CDS encoding PepSY domain-containing protein, translated as MNIRYCLAGLLTLIASSALAQENSPMDVCRNAANKIAQGEITKIELEKEKGMEVYEIDIKSADGNKWEIKCDKASGKIIETEQELTSADHPAFTALKKIDETQARKIALEAHPGTITEVEYEIENGIAIYEFEIKMEDGSEMEVEVDAATGKIVKAEKD; from the coding sequence ATGAACATCCGATACTGTTTGGCAGGACTGTTAACTTTAATCGCATCCAGCGCCTTAGCCCAGGAAAATAGTCCAATGGACGTGTGCCGCAATGCCGCTAACAAAATCGCTCAAGGTGAAATCACCAAGATCGAACTGGAAAAAGAAAAAGGTATGGAAGTCTATGAAATTGATATTAAGTCAGCTGACGGCAATAAATGGGAAATAAAGTGCGATAAGGCCAGCGGTAAAATCATCGAAACTGAACAGGAATTAACTAGCGCTGATCACCCTGCGTTTACAGCATTAAAAAAAATCGACGAAACACAAGCGCGTAAAATTGCCCTGGAAGCGCATCCCGGCACAATTACCGAAGTGGAATATGAAATTGAAAACGGAATTGCAATCTACGAGTTCGAAATCAAAATGGAGGATGGAAGCGAAATGGAAGTCGAAGTCGATGCCGCTACCGGTAAAATTGTAAAAGCAGAGAAAGATTGA
- a CDS encoding LysR family transcriptional regulator: MDKLNNIRVFCRIVELGTFVAVAREINVSAMMVSKYIAQLEESLGVALLNRTTRRISLTEAGESYYARSKPLLEELAELDEDISELGKNVKGILKVTAPIDFGGIYVVPAIEAYQNQHPNVKIMMSLQNSHINLSEGIYDVSIVVSNSVDLGVVARKIAETKLCTYASPAYIAKYGEPRDIDELNQHLCLHYIDTPHEDFWVFNVAGEEKKLRTTWHFASNNGRALCQAASLGMGITQAPELSVANYLEQGRLVEILQDFRIPALSIYATYMQRRFIPAKITTFVNFMSHFFDKQNFESIHKF, translated from the coding sequence ATGGATAAATTAAATAACATCAGGGTTTTTTGCCGGATTGTCGAACTGGGTACTTTTGTTGCCGTTGCCAGAGAGATCAATGTATCGGCGATGATGGTGAGTAAATACATTGCGCAGTTGGAAGAGTCTCTGGGCGTTGCTTTGTTAAACAGAACTACGCGCCGTATCAGTCTGACCGAAGCCGGTGAAAGTTACTACGCCCGCAGTAAACCCTTGTTAGAGGAATTGGCGGAACTGGATGAGGATATTTCTGAATTAGGCAAAAATGTCAAAGGCATATTGAAAGTGACTGCGCCCATCGATTTTGGCGGGATTTATGTGGTGCCGGCCATTGAGGCTTATCAAAACCAGCATCCGAACGTGAAAATCATGATGTCTTTACAGAACAGCCATATCAATCTGAGCGAGGGAATTTATGATGTTTCAATTGTTGTTTCCAATTCGGTTGATCTGGGGGTCGTTGCGCGAAAAATTGCCGAAACCAAGTTATGCACTTATGCATCACCGGCTTATATTGCCAAATACGGCGAGCCGCGCGATATCGATGAATTGAATCAGCACTTGTGCCTGCATTATATCGATACGCCCCATGAAGATTTTTGGGTTTTTAATGTGGCCGGTGAAGAGAAAAAACTTAGAACAACCTGGCATTTTGCCTCCAATAACGGGAGAGCGCTTTGTCAGGCGGCATCTTTGGGTATGGGAATTACTCAGGCACCGGAATTATCGGTGGCTAATTATCTGGAACAAGGCCGATTGGTCGAAATTCTGCAGGATTTCCGGATACCGGCGCTGTCTATTTACGCGACCTACATGCAAAGACGGTTTATTCCGGCCAAAATAACCACTTTTGTAAATTTTATGAGTCATTTTTTTGATAAACAAAATTTTGAGAGTATTCATAAATTTTAG
- a CDS encoding NUDIX hydrolase, with translation MLTEWLNVVDDNDQIMGIDSRQRIHAAGLKHRAVHILLFNDDHSLFLQKRSLSKDINPGLWDSSAAGHVDAGETYEQCAYRELQEELGLIDCPLEFLFKIPAAAVTGKEFIQVYQGVANGPFCLNTDEIETGAWFSYEEMSTRIKNDDMMLTGIIKMIWSRI, from the coding sequence ATGCTAACAGAATGGCTTAATGTGGTCGATGATAATGACCAAATAATGGGAATAGATTCAAGACAACGCATCCATGCTGCGGGATTAAAACATCGGGCCGTTCATATCCTGCTGTTTAATGATGATCATTCCCTTTTTTTACAGAAACGATCACTGTCAAAGGATATCAATCCGGGACTTTGGGATAGTTCAGCTGCAGGACATGTTGATGCAGGCGAAACGTATGAGCAATGTGCTTATCGGGAACTTCAGGAAGAGTTAGGGCTGATTGACTGCCCTCTTGAATTTTTATTTAAAATTCCTGCTGCAGCGGTTACCGGCAAGGAATTTATTCAGGTTTATCAGGGCGTAGCAAACGGCCCGTTTTGTTTAAACACCGATGAAATTGAAACCGGTGCCTGGTTTTCTTATGAAGAAATGTCTACCCGCATAAAAAACGACGACATGATGTTGACGGGTATTATCAAGATGATTTGGAGCAGGATTTAA
- a CDS encoding efflux RND transporter permease subunit, whose protein sequence is MKFTDLFIERPVLSSVISLLILVIGLRSLTALELRQYPETENTVVTVTTSYPGASSDLVQGFITTPLQQAIAEADGIDYLSSSSRQGISTIEAHMRLNYDPNAAVSEIQAKVASQRNVLPSESEDPVITSQTGDTTALMYIALYSDTMSASQISDYMLRVVQPKIQAVPGVGKAKLLGNKTFAMRIWLKPERMAALGITAEDVSDVLEDNNYLSGAGQTKGNFVKIDLSATTDVIDEAGFNNLVVGNRNGTLVRLRDIADTEMGSEDYESVNWYKGKIAIFMGVEQAPGANPLTVANAVRAQLTEIEKDLPESLNVLLPYDASQFIQDSIDEVFRTLFEAVIIVLLIIYLTLGSVRAALVPSITVPLSLVGGAILMLSLGYSINLLTMLAMVLAIGLVVDDAIIVVENIHRHIEMGESRIDAAIYGTRELVLPVVATTVAIIAVYLPIGFMGGLVGTLFTEFAFSLVGAVIISSIVALTLAPMLSSKVLKEKGQAGRFEIFVEHAFTRLSEGYQRTLRPLLDYPSSIAAFAVLVMISIYFMFNFSQKELAPTEDQSILFFMATGPQTATLDYNETYTRELINVFETFPEYKESFLLLGFGGDNNVVFGGFKMPSAFDRERSQMAIQPDLQTKVNNIAGFQTAIIPRPSLPGSGGGLPLQFVMITDSDYQTLDKVADQIVSNAMQSGRFSFLMKDVEFNRPKATLVIDRDRAADLGLTMQEIGKNLATLLGGQYVNRFSLQGRSYKVIPQVDDLARLDTSKFDNYYLRTASGGQVPLSSLVRIEHSVEPSKRTQFQQLNSLTLNGMMAPGVSLGDAMAYLEQEAETVFPRGFSHDYTGSSRQYAQQGSALIVTFFMSLLVIYLMLAAQFESWRDPLIILISVPLSIASALAFIMLGFATINIYTQVGLITLVGLIAKNGILIVEFANQLQLTEGMSKRDAIEESSKIRLRPVLMTTVSMIVAMVPLLMASGPGAASRFDIGLVIASGLGVGTLFTLFVVPAFYLLIARDRSLEVKKTLPIV, encoded by the coding sequence GTGAAATTTACTGATTTGTTTATTGAACGGCCGGTACTGTCCAGCGTAATCAGCTTGCTGATCCTGGTTATCGGCTTAAGGTCGTTGACGGCGTTAGAATTGCGTCAATACCCCGAGACTGAAAATACCGTAGTGACGGTGACCACCTCTTATCCAGGCGCGAGCAGCGATCTGGTTCAGGGCTTTATCACCACGCCTTTGCAACAGGCGATAGCAGAGGCCGATGGCATTGATTATCTATCATCGAGCAGCCGCCAGGGGATTTCGACCATTGAGGCGCATATGCGGCTCAATTATGATCCGAATGCTGCCGTATCCGAAATACAGGCCAAAGTCGCCAGTCAGCGCAATGTTTTGCCTTCAGAATCTGAAGATCCGGTCATTACCTCGCAAACCGGTGATACCACTGCTTTGATGTATATCGCCTTGTACAGCGATACGATGTCTGCCTCTCAGATCAGCGATTATATGCTCCGGGTTGTGCAGCCTAAAATTCAGGCGGTACCGGGCGTTGGAAAAGCCAAGCTGTTAGGTAACAAAACCTTTGCCATGCGGATCTGGCTTAAGCCTGAACGCATGGCGGCATTAGGCATAACGGCAGAGGATGTCTCCGATGTGCTCGAGGACAATAATTACCTTTCAGGAGCCGGACAAACCAAAGGTAATTTCGTCAAAATCGATTTGAGTGCGACGACCGATGTGATCGATGAAGCCGGATTCAATAATCTGGTGGTAGGCAACCGCAACGGAACTTTGGTCAGATTAAGAGATATTGCCGATACTGAAATGGGCAGCGAAGATTATGAATCGGTCAACTGGTATAAAGGGAAAATAGCCATTTTTATGGGCGTTGAGCAAGCGCCAGGTGCCAATCCCTTGACGGTTGCCAATGCGGTCAGGGCTCAGTTGACGGAAATTGAAAAGGATTTGCCGGAATCGCTGAATGTCTTGCTGCCTTATGATGCCAGCCAGTTCATCCAGGATTCGATTGATGAAGTATTTCGGACATTGTTCGAGGCAGTCATCATCGTTTTGTTGATCATCTATTTGACGCTGGGATCTGTCCGGGCGGCTTTGGTGCCATCGATAACCGTGCCGTTGTCGTTGGTTGGCGGCGCAATTCTGATGCTCTCATTGGGCTATTCGATTAACTTGCTGACCATGCTGGCCATGGTGCTGGCAATTGGCTTGGTGGTCGATGATGCCATTATTGTGGTGGAAAATATTCACCGGCATATTGAAATGGGGGAGTCCCGGATTGATGCGGCAATATACGGAACTCGAGAGTTGGTGTTGCCTGTTGTAGCAACCACGGTGGCTATCATCGCCGTTTATCTGCCTATCGGATTCATGGGAGGGCTGGTCGGTACATTATTCACAGAGTTTGCCTTTTCATTGGTCGGAGCCGTTATTATTTCCAGTATCGTGGCACTTACCTTAGCGCCGATGCTCAGTTCCAAAGTACTGAAAGAGAAAGGCCAGGCAGGCCGCTTTGAAATTTTTGTGGAACACGCGTTTACCCGCTTGTCCGAGGGATACCAGCGCACTTTGCGGCCCTTGTTAGACTATCCGTCATCGATTGCAGCATTTGCTGTGTTGGTCATGATCAGTATTTATTTCATGTTTAATTTTTCGCAAAAGGAATTGGCACCGACAGAAGATCAGAGCATTCTGTTTTTTATGGCGACAGGTCCGCAAACAGCCACTTTGGACTACAACGAAACCTATACCCGGGAGCTGATCAACGTTTTTGAAACATTTCCTGAATACAAAGAGAGTTTTTTGTTGCTGGGTTTTGGTGGCGATAACAATGTGGTATTCGGCGGCTTTAAAATGCCTTCAGCTTTTGATCGTGAACGCTCTCAAATGGCGATTCAGCCGGACCTGCAGACCAAAGTAAACAACATAGCCGGATTTCAAACAGCTATCATTCCAAGGCCCAGTTTGCCCGGTTCCGGCGGTGGTTTGCCTTTGCAATTCGTCATGATCACTGATTCCGATTATCAAACACTGGATAAGGTTGCGGATCAGATTGTTAGCAACGCGATGCAGAGTGGACGTTTTTCTTTTTTGATGAAGGACGTCGAATTTAACCGGCCCAAAGCAACCTTGGTAATAGATAGAGACAGAGCGGCGGATTTGGGTCTTACGATGCAGGAAATCGGTAAAAATCTGGCGACCCTGTTAGGCGGGCAGTATGTCAACCGGTTCAGTCTGCAAGGCCGAAGCTACAAAGTAATTCCTCAGGTTGATGATTTGGCCCGACTGGATACCAGTAAATTCGATAATTATTACCTGAGAACGGCGTCAGGAGGGCAGGTGCCTCTATCCTCTCTGGTGCGTATCGAGCATTCGGTTGAACCGAGTAAACGGACCCAGTTTCAGCAGCTGAATAGTTTGACATTAAACGGCATGATGGCGCCGGGTGTGTCGTTAGGCGATGCGATGGCCTATCTTGAACAGGAGGCTGAAACCGTTTTTCCTCGTGGTTTCAGTCATGATTACACAGGAAGTTCAAGGCAATACGCGCAACAAGGCAGCGCCTTGATTGTAACTTTCTTCATGTCTTTATTAGTTATTTATCTGATGCTGGCGGCTCAATTTGAAAGCTGGCGCGATCCGCTGATTATTTTGATCTCGGTGCCGTTATCGATAGCCAGTGCATTGGCTTTTATTATGCTGGGTTTTGCCACAATCAATATCTATACCCAGGTTGGATTGATTACCTTGGTCGGTTTGATAGCAAAAAACGGCATATTGATTGTTGAGTTTGCAAATCAGCTGCAGCTTACGGAAGGCATGTCCAAGCGCGATGCGATTGAAGAGTCTTCAAAAATCAGGCTGCGACCAGTATTGATGACGACGGTTTCAATGATAGTGGCGATGGTACCCCTGTTAATGGCATCAGGCCCCGGAGCAGCCAGCCGATTTGATATCGGTTTGGTTATCGCCAGTGGATTGGGGGTTGGCACCTTGTTTACTTTGTTTGTCGTGCCCGCATTTTATTTATTGATTGCGCGAGATCGTAGTCTGGAGGTTAAAAAAACGTTACCCATAGTCTAA
- a CDS encoding transglutaminase-like domain-containing protein, producing the protein MSIKLRVSCNLRFKIEDASALIFMLRPFRGINQWIMREMYTIKPSVPVIESTDSYGNSCQRLVAPKGNLVIHSSAEVITDAQADFAPGLGFVEIQYLPNEVLPFLLPSRYCESDRFGELARDIVADALPGYDQVSRIVYWIRSSVQYLPGSSDIPLSAMEIYSRRFGVCRDLAHLGIALCRSISIPARFVAGYLQGLEPMDLHAWFEVFVGGRWYTFDPTQADLTGGRVVVAFGRDAADVPVFHQFGLGCILSAMVVKVEPLDTHLSAV; encoded by the coding sequence ATGAGCATAAAACTCAGAGTCAGTTGTAATCTCCGTTTCAAGATAGAAGACGCCAGCGCATTGATATTCATGCTGCGCCCGTTCAGGGGTATCAATCAATGGATTATGCGCGAAATGTATACCATCAAGCCTTCTGTTCCGGTTATTGAAAGTACAGACAGCTATGGCAATTCCTGTCAGCGCTTAGTCGCTCCCAAAGGTAATTTAGTTATCCATAGTTCGGCTGAAGTCATTACCGATGCGCAGGCCGATTTTGCCCCTGGTTTGGGCTTTGTCGAAATTCAATACCTTCCCAATGAAGTGTTGCCGTTTTTGTTGCCAAGCCGTTATTGCGAGTCTGACCGCTTTGGTGAACTGGCCAGAGATATAGTGGCCGATGCGCTTCCGGGCTACGATCAAGTCAGTCGAATTGTTTACTGGATTAGATCATCAGTACAGTACCTTCCCGGTTCCAGTGATATTCCTCTTTCTGCAATGGAAATATACAGCCGCCGCTTCGGTGTCTGTCGTGATCTTGCTCACCTGGGCATTGCCTTATGCCGCAGTATCAGTATCCCGGCGCGTTTCGTGGCGGGTTATCTGCAGGGACTAGAACCCATGGATTTGCATGCCTGGTTTGAGGTCTTCGTAGGCGGGCGCTGGTATACCTTTGATCCTACCCAGGCAGATTTGACCGGAGGGAGAGTCGTGGTTGCGTTTGGACGTGATGCGGCGGATGTGCCGGTGTTTCACCAGTTTGGTTTGGGTTGTATTTTGAGTGCAATGGTTGTAAAGGTAGAACCCTTAGACACTCATCTCTCTGCGGTTTGA
- a CDS encoding peptidase, translating to MTYCIAASIDEGLILLSDSRTNAGIDNVSTHGKMHAFDTNSDRTIILLCAGNLATTQAVLEQLHRDKIKKAEVNINSVECLSEAADYLGYVSVEKQKQHLSAKGQSVFNPSASFILAGQIGSEPQGAYMIYSEGNSITSSATTPFLQIGESKYGKPILDRFLKLGTSIDEAARCCLVSMDSTIRSNASVGPPIEMLIYRKNSFRLDEYYCFDDDDDYLLQLRRSWENKLREAIAGLPALDKVAVKKMRVDL from the coding sequence ATGACTTATTGCATTGCGGCTTCCATAGACGAAGGACTTATTTTGCTTTCTGATTCAAGGACCAATGCCGGTATCGATAATGTCAGCACGCACGGAAAAATGCATGCATTCGATACCAACAGTGACAGGACGATTATTTTACTGTGTGCAGGTAATCTGGCAACAACTCAAGCGGTTCTGGAGCAGTTGCACCGGGATAAAATCAAGAAAGCCGAAGTTAATATCAATTCTGTGGAATGTTTATCAGAGGCGGCTGATTATCTGGGTTATGTCAGTGTTGAAAAACAAAAGCAGCATCTAAGTGCCAAAGGCCAATCGGTTTTTAACCCCTCTGCGAGTTTTATACTGGCCGGTCAGATAGGCAGTGAGCCGCAAGGCGCCTATATGATTTATAGTGAAGGAAACAGTATCACCAGTTCAGCAACGACCCCTTTTTTACAAATCGGCGAGAGCAAATACGGTAAACCGATACTCGATCGATTTCTTAAATTGGGCACTTCTATAGACGAAGCCGCCCGATGCTGTTTGGTGTCCATGGATTCTACCATTCGAAGTAATGCCAGTGTGGGGCCGCCGATTGAAATGCTGATTTACCGTAAAAACAGCTTCAGACTGGATGAATATTATTGTTTTGACGATGACGATGACTATTTATTGCAACTCAGAAGAAGCTGGGAAAATAAACTTCGCGAGGCTATTGCCGGTTTACCCGCCCTGGATAAAGTCGCTGTAAAAAAAATGAGAGTGGATTTGTAA